One Chryseobacterium sp. StRB126 genomic region harbors:
- a CDS encoding FAD-dependent monooxygenase → MNQNPKYTEYDVCIVGAGIAGIFLAWLLGSQGKKILILEKNAKVNMNGADILKPSGINVLEKHGLLQELMNKECRVRDQLSVFHNGIQVDHINYKAENERGYFMVCPYSVLLETIYDKIQAIKTIELLVNQSVSKINEVENGVYVTLNSGEEIFSNILIGADGTKSIVREYAGIKAHFDYYDHVMYFNKYPITSSVEELNRLYVDKNGGLAYFYPINNTEARCVLGFNMEEGKNLKESGNKETLINRLKTFVTQSDDMLNQINSLDNFLTFPLCRMHSEQYFKGRILLLGNAAHSIHPITGQGMNLAIEDTGELFIWLSKYFNSEISLEEALASYQEQRFELNNKVLAYGHRLAGSFGSAEDFMNSLNSKIQTSSRDLSILNKI, encoded by the coding sequence ATGAATCAAAATCCAAAATATACAGAATATGACGTTTGCATTGTAGGAGCAGGAATTGCCGGTATTTTCCTGGCCTGGCTGCTTGGTTCACAAGGAAAAAAAATACTGATTTTAGAAAAAAATGCTAAAGTCAATATGAATGGTGCCGATATTTTAAAGCCTTCCGGAATCAATGTCCTTGAAAAACACGGACTGCTACAGGAACTTATGAATAAGGAATGCAGAGTGAGAGATCAGCTCAGTGTTTTTCATAATGGCATTCAGGTCGATCACATCAATTATAAGGCAGAAAACGAAAGAGGATATTTCATGGTTTGTCCATACAGTGTTTTACTGGAAACGATTTATGATAAAATTCAGGCCATCAAAACCATAGAACTTTTGGTCAATCAATCCGTTTCAAAAATTAATGAAGTGGAAAACGGGGTCTATGTAACTCTTAATTCAGGAGAAGAGATTTTCAGCAATATCCTTATCGGAGCGGACGGAACCAAATCCATTGTAAGAGAATATGCGGGAATAAAAGCCCATTTCGACTATTACGATCATGTGATGTATTTCAACAAATACCCTATTACATCAAGTGTAGAAGAGCTCAACCGATTGTATGTAGACAAAAACGGAGGGCTCGCCTATTTCTACCCGATCAACAATACAGAAGCCCGATGTGTTTTAGGATTTAATATGGAAGAAGGGAAAAACCTGAAAGAATCCGGAAACAAAGAAACTTTGATCAACCGACTGAAAACATTTGTTACCCAAAGTGATGACATGTTAAACCAGATCAATTCACTGGACAATTTCCTCACTTTTCCCTTATGCAGAATGCATTCTGAACAATACTTTAAAGGAAGGATACTTCTTTTGGGAAATGCAGCCCATTCCATCCATCCCATTACGGGACAGGGAATGAACCTGGCTATCGAAGATACAGGAGAACTCTTCATCTGGCTTTCAAAATATTTTAACAGTGAAATTTCTTTGGAAGAAGCACTGGCAAGCTATCAGGAGCAACGTTTTGAACTTAACAATAAAGTTCTAGCTTATGGTCATCGCCTGGCAGGCAGTTTCGGAAGTGCAGAAGACTTTATGAACAGCCTTAATTCCAAAATACAGACCAGCAGCAGAGACCTTTCCATACTCAATAAGATTTAA
- a CDS encoding MBL fold metallo-hydrolase: MWINKTGNINNSLAILGTISNPVYLVKENQEYILVEGGLTRDAKALLAQLKKHVSDLSLVRHWFITHSHYDHCGAIESLYPYLKHVKLYASEHAVKNFRNEKYVKRIRQLNALISDKEIKKFPADLQQIPFITLKDKEQIETESGIWEVIYTPGHSPCSVSIHYKEKDILFVSDALGEIINTKKWFPLAFDHVRQFIDSINRLGDLCAETVALGHNGILTSVEALSAPACSLLGCNELIEFVALRKDYLSEEELVDHVCKKYKVMDHSFIPDKVYRKSIGLLISHLKTESFV; the protein is encoded by the coding sequence ATGTGGATCAATAAAACAGGAAATATAAACAACTCTTTAGCCATCTTGGGAACAATATCCAACCCGGTTTATCTGGTAAAAGAAAATCAGGAATACATACTGGTAGAAGGAGGATTAACCCGGGATGCCAAAGCTCTGCTGGCACAATTGAAAAAACATGTTTCTGATCTGTCATTAGTCAGACACTGGTTTATTACACACTCCCATTATGACCATTGCGGAGCTATAGAATCTCTTTATCCTTATCTGAAGCATGTAAAACTATATGCCTCGGAACATGCGGTGAAAAACTTCCGTAATGAAAAATATGTAAAAAGGATTCGTCAGCTGAATGCCCTGATCTCAGATAAAGAGATTAAAAAATTTCCGGCGGACTTACAACAGATTCCTTTCATCACTTTGAAAGATAAAGAACAAATAGAAACGGAATCTGGAATCTGGGAAGTAATCTATACTCCGGGCCATAGTCCATGTTCTGTGAGTATTCATTATAAAGAAAAAGACATTTTGTTTGTATCGGATGCTTTAGGGGAAATTATCAATACAAAAAAATGGTTTCCATTGGCTTTTGATCATGTAAGACAATTTATAGACAGCATCAATAGATTGGGAGATTTGTGTGCCGAGACCGTTGCTTTAGGACACAATGGTATCCTTACAAGTGTGGAGGCCCTATCTGCCCCTGCCTGCAGCCTTCTTGGGTGTAACGAATTGATAGAGTTTGTTGCCCTACGTAAAGATTATTTATCAGAAGAAGAATTGGTGGATCACGTATGCAAAAAATATAAAGTGATGGATCATTCCTTCATTCCGGATAAAGTATACAGAAAAAGTATAGGACTATTAATCTCTCATTTAAAAACAGAATCATTCGTATGA